One Shewanella sp. MR-4 DNA window includes the following coding sequences:
- the parE gene encoding DNA topoisomerase IV subunit B: MTNQYTSDAIEVLNGLDPVKRRPGMYTDTTRPNHLGQEVIDNSVDEALAGHATKIEVVLHTDNSLEVTDDGRGMPVDIHPEEGIPGVELILTKLHAGGKFSNKNYQFSGGLHGVGISVVNALSRRVEVTVRRDGQVYDIAFENGFKVEELKVTGTCGRRNTGTRVHFWPDASYFDSANFSNSKLIYLLRAKAVLCPGLRIKFTNKHTNEVHEWYYESGLTDYLKAAVGDNLMLPEEPFIGSFKGQIEAADWAITWLPEGGDAINESYVNLIPTPLGGTHVNGFRQGLLESMREFCEFRNLIPRGIKLSPEDIWDRAAFILSVKMQDPQFAGQTKEKLSSRQSSAFVSGIVRDAFSLWLNSNTELAESLAEMCINNAQKRLKAAKKVARKKVTSGPALPGKLTDCSGQDPMRGELFLVEGDSAGGSAKQARDREFQAIMPLRGKILNTWEVDASQVLASQEVHDISVAIGCDPDSNDISELRYGKICILADADSDGLHIATLLCALFLKHYRVLVEQGHVYIAMPPLFRIDIGKDVYYALDEAEKEGILDRISAENKKGKVQVTRFKGLGEMNPLQLRETTMDPNTRRLVQLTIDDAEETNSLMDMLLAKKRSPDRKNWLEDKGDMAVL, translated from the coding sequence ATGACGAATCAATACACCTCTGACGCCATTGAAGTTCTTAACGGACTCGACCCAGTTAAACGCCGTCCAGGTATGTATACCGATACCACCCGACCTAACCACTTAGGCCAAGAGGTCATAGATAACAGTGTGGATGAGGCTTTAGCGGGCCACGCCACTAAAATCGAAGTTGTGCTCCATACCGATAACTCTCTGGAAGTCACCGATGATGGTCGGGGGATGCCGGTAGATATTCACCCTGAAGAAGGCATTCCTGGGGTCGAGCTGATCCTCACTAAACTGCATGCGGGCGGTAAATTTTCGAATAAGAATTATCAATTCTCTGGCGGTCTGCACGGTGTGGGGATTTCGGTCGTTAACGCCCTGTCTCGTCGCGTCGAAGTGACGGTACGCCGTGATGGCCAAGTGTATGATATCGCTTTTGAAAATGGCTTTAAGGTTGAAGAGTTAAAAGTCACTGGTACTTGTGGTCGTCGTAATACTGGTACTCGAGTACATTTCTGGCCCGACGCCAGTTATTTTGATTCGGCGAATTTCTCCAACTCCAAACTCATCTATTTGCTGCGCGCCAAGGCTGTTTTGTGCCCGGGCCTGAGGATCAAATTTACCAATAAACACACCAACGAAGTCCATGAATGGTACTACGAGAGTGGTTTAACGGATTATCTCAAGGCGGCGGTTGGCGATAACCTCATGCTGCCAGAAGAGCCTTTTATCGGCAGCTTTAAAGGACAAATTGAAGCCGCGGATTGGGCCATTACTTGGTTGCCCGAAGGTGGCGATGCGATTAACGAAAGCTATGTTAACTTGATCCCAACGCCATTGGGTGGAACCCACGTGAATGGTTTCCGCCAAGGTTTGCTGGAGTCGATGCGCGAGTTTTGCGAGTTTCGCAATCTGATCCCCCGCGGCATCAAGCTGTCGCCTGAGGATATTTGGGATCGTGCCGCCTTCATTCTCTCGGTGAAGATGCAAGATCCGCAGTTTGCAGGGCAAACTAAAGAGAAACTTTCGAGCCGTCAAAGCTCGGCCTTTGTCTCTGGCATTGTGCGCGATGCATTCTCACTGTGGCTCAACTCGAATACCGAATTGGCCGAATCATTGGCTGAGATGTGTATCAACAATGCTCAAAAGCGCTTAAAAGCCGCTAAAAAAGTGGCCCGTAAAAAAGTGACTTCTGGCCCAGCATTACCGGGTAAATTGACCGACTGTAGCGGCCAAGATCCTATGCGCGGTGAGCTCTTCTTAGTGGAAGGGGATTCTGCGGGCGGCAGTGCCAAGCAGGCGCGTGACCGTGAGTTTCAAGCCATTATGCCGCTGCGCGGTAAAATCCTAAACACTTGGGAGGTGGATGCCTCGCAGGTGTTGGCCTCGCAGGAAGTGCATGATATCTCGGTGGCGATTGGTTGCGATCCCGACAGCAACGATATCTCCGAGTTAAGATATGGCAAGATTTGTATTCTCGCCGACGCGGACTCCGACGGGCTACATATTGCAACTTTACTCTGTGCCCTGTTTCTGAAACATTACCGTGTGCTGGTCGAACAGGGCCATGTCTATATCGCTATGCCACCGTTGTTCCGTATCGATATAGGTAAGGACGTTTACTACGCCTTAGATGAGGCTGAAAAAGAAGGTATTCTCGACCGTATTAGCGCCGAGAATAAAAAGGGTAAGGTTCAAGTGACACGCTTTAAAGGTCTGGGTGAAATGAACCCACTGCAATTGCGTGAAACGACCATGGATCCAAACACTCGCCGTTTAGTGCAGTTAACCATTGATGATGCAGAAGAAACCAATTCTCTGATGGATATGTTGCTCGCTAAGAAGCGTTCGCCCGATCGTAAAAACTGGCTCGAAGATAAGGGTGACATGGCGGTACTTTAA
- a CDS encoding PQQ-dependent sugar dehydrogenase, with amino-acid sequence MLYIKSNNYKYLRVFSAYWTLLASLALLSSQAAIAGSQSIMITVSKGFGLSLYASDLGDAKQIAMGANGTLFVGSNKSGTVHALVDSNQDGRVDKRYVIAKGLESPDAVAFHNGDLFVATENRIVRFIDIEQRLRRPTRPKEIYSDLPESDKKSARAMNFGPDGRLYVSIGAPCNVCEAGAPYSSIIAINVDTGASEQIALGVRDATGFDWSPQDGKLWFADQGRDWMGDNLPPDEINRVDVIGSHYGFPYLHASSVVEPAYEKPKNLKITVPVYELPAHVAPTGLAFYRGKQFPEIYHNQLFVAENGSWNRSSKVGYQIVMLKLENEQVVSRETVVSFLDGEFPVARPYALLSGEDGAMYISDDLKGNLYRLFYRDGDNTEEPQELEENE; translated from the coding sequence ATGTTGTATATAAAATCTAATAATTATAAATATTTAAGGGTGTTCTCTGCCTATTGGACCCTACTGGCGAGTCTGGCGTTATTATCGAGTCAGGCTGCGATAGCTGGGTCTCAGTCGATCATGATTACCGTGTCCAAGGGATTTGGTTTATCCCTTTATGCCTCCGATCTGGGGGATGCTAAACAGATTGCCATGGGGGCTAACGGCACACTATTCGTGGGGTCCAATAAGAGTGGTACAGTGCATGCGCTCGTTGACAGCAACCAAGATGGCCGTGTCGATAAGCGTTATGTGATTGCTAAAGGGCTCGAATCTCCCGACGCGGTAGCCTTCCATAATGGCGATCTTTTTGTTGCAACCGAAAACCGTATCGTACGTTTTATTGATATTGAGCAGCGCCTACGCCGTCCGACTCGCCCTAAAGAGATCTACAGCGATCTACCTGAATCTGATAAAAAAAGTGCCCGTGCGATGAATTTTGGCCCCGATGGTCGCTTGTATGTCTCTATCGGCGCACCGTGCAACGTGTGTGAGGCGGGGGCGCCCTATAGCAGCATTATTGCGATTAATGTCGACACTGGAGCAAGTGAGCAGATTGCACTGGGCGTACGTGATGCGACTGGATTTGACTGGTCTCCCCAAGATGGCAAGTTATGGTTTGCCGATCAGGGCCGTGATTGGATGGGGGATAACTTACCACCCGATGAAATCAACCGGGTCGATGTGATTGGCAGTCATTATGGCTTCCCGTATTTGCATGCCTCGTCCGTGGTAGAGCCTGCCTACGAAAAGCCTAAAAATTTAAAAATTACCGTCCCAGTGTATGAACTGCCAGCCCATGTTGCACCTACGGGCCTCGCGTTTTACCGCGGTAAGCAATTCCCTGAGATCTACCATAACCAATTGTTTGTTGCTGAAAATGGTTCTTGGAACCGTTCAAGCAAAGTGGGTTATCAGATCGTCATGTTGAAACTCGAGAATGAGCAAGTTGTCAGCCGTGAAACCGTAGTGAGTTTTCTTGATGGCGAGTTTCCCGTTGCCCGTCCCTATGCTTTGTTATCGGGGGAAGATGGGGCAATGTACATCTCGGATGATTTGAAAGGTAACCTGTATCGGCTGTTCTATAGGGATGGCGATAATACTGAAGAACCACAGGAACTAGAAGAAAATGAGTGA